One Rubritalea squalenifaciens DSM 18772 genomic region harbors:
- the leuC gene encoding 3-isopropylmalate dehydratase large subunit: protein MGKTLYEKTWDAHTVATMDDGRTQLFIGTHLIHEVTSPQAFGMIRDLGLTVKYPQRTFATVDHIVPTDNQIQPFADPLAEAMINELKKNVEQYGIKYFSLSTGMQGIVHMVGPEQGITQPGTTIVCGDSHTATHGAFGAIAFGIGTTQVRDVLATQTLAMAKLKVRRINVNGELKQGVYAKDVVLHIIRLLGAKGGIGFAYEYGGDVFDRMTMEERMTVCNMSIEGGARCGYVNPDETTFEYLKGRPYAPKEDEWDAAIERWKSFASDADAEYDDVVNINAADIEPTVTWGISPDHGVGVSELIPDPEKAETPEQRASIQEALDYMKLPAGTPVIEIPVDVAFLGSCTNGRLSDFREAAKILKGRKVAEGVKAIAVPGSQITAHQCEQEGIADVFREAGFEWRAAGCSMCLAMNPDKLVGDQICASSSNRNYKGRQGSPTGRTILMSPAMVVAAAVTGKVSDVRDF, encoded by the coding sequence ATGGGTAAGACTCTTTACGAAAAGACTTGGGATGCGCACACCGTCGCCACGATGGACGATGGACGTACGCAGTTGTTCATTGGCACTCATTTGATCCATGAGGTGACATCACCTCAGGCATTTGGAATGATCCGTGACCTAGGTCTCACCGTCAAATACCCACAGCGAACCTTTGCGACCGTGGACCACATTGTGCCTACGGACAACCAGATCCAGCCCTTTGCCGATCCTCTTGCTGAGGCCATGATCAATGAGCTGAAGAAGAACGTGGAGCAGTACGGCATCAAGTATTTCTCACTTTCCACAGGGATGCAGGGCATCGTCCACATGGTCGGACCAGAGCAGGGGATCACTCAGCCGGGTACCACCATCGTCTGTGGTGACTCCCACACTGCGACCCACGGTGCCTTTGGCGCTATCGCTTTCGGTATTGGTACCACTCAGGTGCGCGACGTTCTTGCCACCCAGACTCTGGCCATGGCCAAACTGAAGGTGCGCCGCATCAATGTGAACGGCGAGCTTAAGCAAGGAGTCTATGCGAAGGATGTGGTTCTGCACATCATCCGCCTGCTCGGTGCCAAGGGCGGTATCGGCTTTGCCTACGAATACGGTGGCGATGTCTTTGACCGCATGACCATGGAAGAGCGTATGACCGTGTGTAACATGTCCATCGAAGGTGGTGCACGCTGCGGATACGTGAATCCTGATGAAACGACTTTCGAGTACCTTAAAGGTCGTCCATATGCTCCGAAGGAAGACGAGTGGGATGCTGCTATCGAACGCTGGAAGAGCTTCGCCTCTGACGCAGACGCTGAGTACGACGATGTGGTGAACATCAATGCCGCAGACATTGAGCCGACTGTGACCTGGGGTATTTCTCCGGACCACGGTGTAGGTGTTTCCGAGCTGATTCCAGATCCAGAAAAAGCAGAGACTCCTGAGCAGCGCGCAAGCATTCAGGAGGCGCTGGACTACATGAAGCTTCCGGCTGGTACTCCAGTGATAGAGATTCCAGTCGATGTGGCTTTCCTCGGTAGCTGCACAAACGGCCGTCTTTCTGACTTCCGCGAGGCCGCCAAGATCCTCAAAGGCCGCAAGGTGGCCGAGGGTGTGAAGGCCATTGCCGTTCCCGGTTCCCAGATCACTGCACACCAGTGTGAGCAAGAGGGCATCGCCGATGTATTCCGCGAGGCTGGTTTCGAGTGGCGCGCAGCAGGTTGCTCCATGTGTCTGGCCATGAACCCGGACAAGCTAGTTGGTGACCAGATCTGTGCCAGCTCTTCAAACAGGAACTACAAAGGCCGTCAGGGTAGCCCGACTGGCCGTACCATCCTGATGAGCCCAGCCATGGTCGTGGCCGCCGCCGTTACAGGCAAGGTCAGCGACGTGCGCGACTTCTAA
- a CDS encoding lactoylglutathione lyase family protein, with translation MKKFPRTFSHIGLSVPDIDQAVSFYSEVMGWYLIMKPTEIIEDKDTAIGQMCIDVLGTGWESFKIAHMSTGDKIGIELFAFKKNERPKEFDYWKTGTFHFCVQDPDIEGLVKKIVEHGGKQRMPIREYYPDEKPYKMVYVEDPFGVIFEIYTHSYELTYSQGAY, from the coding sequence ATGAAAAAATTCCCCAGAACCTTTTCCCACATCGGGCTCTCCGTTCCCGATATCGACCAGGCTGTCTCATTCTACTCCGAGGTGATGGGATGGTATCTGATCATGAAACCTACCGAGATCATTGAAGATAAGGACACCGCCATAGGTCAGATGTGTATCGACGTGCTAGGCACCGGGTGGGAATCCTTCAAGATCGCGCACATGTCTACGGGTGACAAAATCGGCATCGAGCTTTTCGCCTTCAAAAAGAACGAAAGACCCAAGGAATTCGATTACTGGAAGACCGGCACTTTCCACTTCTGCGTACAAGACCCAGACATTGAAGGACTGGTCAAGAAGATCGTCGAGCATGGCGGAAAACAACGTATGCCTATCAGGGAATACTATCCCGACGAAAAACCCTATAAAATGGTCTACGTAGAGGATCCCTTCGGAGTCATTTTCGAGATTTACACCCACAGCTACGAGCTCACCTACTCACAGGGCGCTTATTAG
- a CDS encoding glycoside hydrolase family 5 protein produces MLRLLSLLFCKLLCFSSSQAGVVSKHGRLQVNGSHVTNEKGEKVSLGGSSLYWSHWSAGSKFYNQSAVSHLAQQWNASIVRAAIAVEKKTGYINKPSEQLKLLDSVIQTAVTEDIYVIIDWHTHKAEKYPQQAEEFFSRTAKKYGHHPHVIYEIFNEPIQQDWAEVKAYAEPIIQAIRMHDPDNLIIVGTPFYSQRVVDAAKSPLLDKNLAYTLHFYTGTHQQKLRDTALQAMELGAPLFVTEWGITKADGDGGVYAEEARRWMKFLRQNGISHCHWSIADLKEDSASVLHKAGLEGLLKNQLTPAGRFYRKNFHDCSEK; encoded by the coding sequence ATGCTCCGCCTCCTCTCTCTACTCTTCTGCAAGCTCCTCTGTTTCTCATCCTCACAAGCCGGAGTCGTCTCCAAGCACGGCCGTCTACAAGTCAATGGTAGCCATGTCACCAATGAGAAAGGAGAGAAAGTCTCATTAGGAGGCAGCTCTCTCTACTGGAGTCATTGGAGTGCTGGCTCCAAATTCTACAACCAGTCAGCCGTGTCCCATCTTGCCCAACAATGGAATGCCAGCATCGTACGTGCCGCGATAGCCGTGGAGAAAAAAACGGGCTATATCAACAAGCCAAGTGAACAACTCAAGCTACTCGACAGCGTGATTCAGACCGCAGTCACTGAGGACATCTATGTGATCATCGACTGGCATACCCACAAGGCAGAAAAATACCCCCAACAGGCAGAGGAATTCTTCAGCCGTACGGCCAAAAAGTATGGTCACCATCCTCACGTCATTTATGAAATTTTCAATGAGCCCATCCAACAAGATTGGGCTGAAGTGAAGGCCTATGCGGAGCCAATCATTCAGGCCATCCGCATGCATGACCCGGACAACCTGATTATTGTCGGCACCCCATTCTATTCCCAGCGCGTAGTAGACGCCGCCAAGTCTCCTCTCCTGGACAAGAATCTCGCCTATACGCTCCATTTCTATACTGGCACCCATCAACAGAAACTTCGCGATACCGCGCTCCAGGCCATGGAACTGGGTGCTCCACTGTTTGTTACCGAATGGGGAATAACCAAGGCTGATGGTGATGGAGGTGTCTACGCTGAGGAAGCCAGACGATGGATGAAATTCCTGAGACAGAATGGTATCAGCCACTGCCACTGGTCCATCGCCGACCTGAAAGAAGATTCTGCTTCAGTCCTCCACAAGGCAGGCCTTGAGGGACTTCTCAAGAACCAGCTCACCCCCGCTGGAAGATTCTACCGGAAGAATTTTCATGACTGCTCTGAGAAATAA
- the ychF gene encoding redox-regulated ATPase YchF → MLQAGIVGLPNVGKSTLFNAVTRTRKAEAANYPFCTIDPNVGVVTVPDERLQVLSDLSGSKKLVPTAIEFVDIAGLVEGASKGAGLGNKFLANIREVDAIVQVIRCFENDDIIHELGSVDPVRDIEIINSELILADIAAMDKRRDSRAKKAKGGDKEAKAEVELIDKLLPHLNEGNPAITLELSDEEKKLLKDFFLLTNKRSIFACNVSEDELADAVADPDSHPMVAKVRKYAAEMHGAEAIVISARIEEELMDLDPEEAKDFLADMGVTDSGVSTLIKGVYHLLGLRTFLTTGVQETRAWTIIAGDKAPRAAGVIHTDFEKQFIRAEVVHYDDYVKHKTIGAAREAGVLRAEGKEYEVKDGDVINFLTGA, encoded by the coding sequence ATGCTCCAGGCAGGAATCGTAGGCTTACCAAACGTCGGCAAATCAACTCTATTTAATGCAGTTACGCGCACCCGCAAGGCGGAGGCAGCGAACTACCCGTTCTGTACCATCGACCCGAACGTCGGCGTCGTAACAGTACCGGACGAGCGTCTCCAGGTTCTCAGTGATCTTTCAGGCTCCAAGAAGCTGGTTCCTACGGCTATTGAATTCGTGGACATTGCCGGTCTCGTAGAAGGAGCTTCCAAGGGAGCTGGTCTCGGCAACAAGTTCCTCGCAAACATCCGTGAGGTAGACGCCATCGTTCAGGTCATCCGCTGCTTTGAGAACGATGACATCATTCACGAACTTGGTTCCGTGGATCCTGTCCGCGACATCGAGATCATCAACTCTGAGCTGATTCTCGCGGACATCGCAGCCATGGATAAGCGCCGTGACTCCCGTGCCAAGAAAGCCAAAGGTGGCGACAAGGAAGCCAAGGCCGAAGTGGAGCTTATCGACAAGCTTCTCCCACACCTCAACGAAGGCAACCCAGCCATCACTCTCGAACTTTCCGACGAAGAGAAGAAGCTCCTCAAGGACTTCTTCCTTCTCACCAACAAGCGCTCCATCTTTGCCTGCAATGTTTCCGAGGACGAGCTTGCCGACGCCGTCGCCGATCCAGACTCTCACCCAATGGTGGCCAAGGTACGCAAGTACGCTGCCGAAATGCACGGTGCCGAAGCTATCGTGATCTCCGCCCGTATCGAAGAAGAGCTGATGGATCTCGATCCAGAAGAAGCCAAGGACTTCCTCGCTGACATGGGCGTGACTGATTCCGGTGTCTCCACCCTCATCAAAGGAGTATACCACCTGCTCGGTCTGCGCACGTTCCTCACCACAGGTGTTCAGGAAACCCGCGCTTGGACTATCATCGCTGGCGACAAAGCACCTCGTGCAGCTGGCGTGATCCACACCGACTTCGAGAAGCAGTTCATCCGCGCAGAAGTTGTTCACTACGACGACTACGTGAAGCACAAGACCATCGGTGCAGCCAGAGAAGCAGGCGTACTCCGCGCTGAAGGCAAGGAATACGAAGTAAAGGACGGCGACGTCATCAACTTCCTGACTGGTGCGTAA
- a CDS encoding PEP-CTERM sorting domain-containing protein, which yields MTKTTPSLGLAAMLSATSFVGIASAANVIVNSDFDNDSGSALGTNGGTVDISGWGSMHLYKHSYNGTQGPKLSEVGDQNYGINDDIVLGDDALTDTFKGLGNASQTVNLTTALDGATLTALANGTVEFAFSSWMAGWSGDNNTVATRLRFFDTTDGTGTALATYTLDRGVTTNQVTTADFLVNGSTGTAESDPDYWALYEIQAIVPTTAQSVIVDFVAGTGHAGGGSNDWYVDQVVVDIAAVPEPSSTALLGLGAVGFLLRRRR from the coding sequence ATGACTAAAACAACACCCTCACTAGGCTTGGCTGCAATGCTAAGTGCGACGTCGTTTGTGGGCATTGCGAGCGCTGCAAACGTCATCGTTAACTCCGACTTCGATAATGATAGCGGATCAGCATTGGGAACAAACGGAGGCACCGTGGATATTTCCGGCTGGGGCTCCATGCATCTCTACAAGCATTCCTACAATGGTACTCAAGGCCCTAAATTATCTGAAGTGGGCGATCAGAATTATGGTATCAATGATGACATCGTCCTAGGAGATGATGCTCTGACAGATACTTTCAAAGGTCTGGGTAATGCATCTCAAACCGTCAATCTGACCACGGCGCTGGACGGGGCGACCCTGACTGCGTTGGCAAATGGAACTGTTGAATTTGCCTTCAGTTCATGGATGGCAGGCTGGTCTGGAGACAATAATACCGTAGCTACCCGCCTTCGTTTCTTCGATACCACGGATGGTACAGGGACAGCTCTTGCTACTTACACTTTGGACCGGGGTGTAACCACCAATCAGGTTACTACCGCAGATTTCCTCGTGAACGGCAGCACGGGTACGGCTGAGTCGGATCCAGACTACTGGGCACTTTACGAAATCCAGGCGATTGTGCCGACGACTGCGCAATCTGTGATTGTGGATTTTGTTGCTGGTACAGGGCATGCGGGAGGCGGTTCGAACGATTGGTACGTAGACCAAGTAGTGGTGGATATCGCAGCAGTACCGGAGCCGAGTAGTACGGCTCTCTTGGGCCTCGGAGCAGTTGGTTTCCTTCTGAGAAGACGCCGTTAA
- a CDS encoding tetratricopeptide repeat-containing sulfotransferase family protein, with the protein MNRRTAHWTEADLPELQQARYLWENDEPAKALEFFERAAKRHPRNLMALLDAARALGNAHRLPEASALLTRASRVLEKSPQGLERLGQSYRMAYMPDLAAECFAKAVQHPECLESVIELTIYHERRHQLDRAESVLAPALARHPDVAPLKLLHARLQYRRGEWETAKSLYAAVSEDGQAHPYHRAQAYYELANLADKEEDYRGAYQYALYAKDQLRPIAKGLDGQNALWRERHKTLVRALSPELVSSWQSEVQATDKTPVFLTGCPRSGTTLLERVLGAHPQIQSFDELDIFPRFLCGAYFKDAAPDCTGEEALESCPERRLSELRASYWSLFGNHQKLGHETQVLLDKNPSASGSVPVFLKLFPHAKVLFATRDPRDISVSCFLRFLPMNAVSVSFLDAARTVDYVNAELSMGADLRDRMPAEQAVEVRYESVIDDLEGTSKNALNAMQLDWSHEVAAYRELNSPTYLEVTQPIHRKSAERWKNYAFAFESHWDEMSDLLGRLDYA; encoded by the coding sequence GTGAATCGCCGAACTGCTCATTGGACTGAAGCTGACCTACCCGAGCTTCAGCAGGCGCGTTATCTCTGGGAAAACGATGAGCCAGCAAAGGCACTTGAGTTTTTTGAGCGTGCGGCAAAGCGCCATCCACGTAATCTCATGGCCTTGCTGGATGCTGCAAGAGCTCTGGGAAATGCCCACCGTCTTCCAGAGGCTTCCGCTTTGCTTACGCGTGCGAGCAGAGTACTGGAAAAATCTCCTCAGGGGCTGGAGCGACTGGGCCAGAGTTACCGTATGGCTTATATGCCGGACTTAGCTGCTGAGTGTTTTGCCAAGGCGGTCCAGCATCCTGAATGCCTGGAGTCGGTGATTGAGCTGACGATATACCACGAGAGACGTCACCAGCTGGATAGGGCTGAGAGTGTCTTGGCTCCGGCTCTTGCCCGGCATCCGGATGTAGCACCCTTGAAACTCTTGCATGCTCGCTTACAGTACAGGAGAGGTGAGTGGGAAACGGCCAAGAGTCTCTATGCGGCAGTCAGTGAAGATGGTCAGGCTCATCCCTATCATCGAGCACAGGCCTACTACGAGCTAGCTAATCTGGCAGATAAAGAGGAGGACTATCGTGGTGCCTACCAGTATGCTCTATACGCTAAAGATCAGTTGCGCCCTATCGCGAAAGGATTGGATGGGCAAAATGCATTATGGCGTGAGCGACATAAGACTCTGGTGAGAGCTTTGAGTCCTGAGCTTGTCAGTAGCTGGCAAAGCGAAGTGCAAGCGACTGATAAAACGCCAGTTTTTCTAACAGGTTGCCCGAGGTCTGGAACTACTTTGTTAGAGAGGGTTTTGGGGGCGCACCCGCAAATTCAATCTTTTGATGAACTGGATATCTTCCCAAGGTTTCTCTGTGGAGCCTATTTCAAAGATGCAGCTCCAGATTGTACCGGAGAGGAAGCTCTGGAATCATGCCCGGAGAGAAGACTTTCTGAATTGAGGGCGAGCTATTGGAGCTTGTTTGGAAATCACCAGAAATTAGGCCACGAAACTCAAGTGCTGCTGGATAAGAACCCCTCTGCATCAGGGAGTGTACCTGTATTTCTAAAGCTATTTCCGCACGCCAAGGTGCTGTTTGCCACCAGAGATCCGAGGGATATTTCAGTCAGTTGTTTTCTGCGATTTCTTCCCATGAATGCTGTAAGTGTATCTTTCCTGGATGCAGCTAGGACAGTGGACTATGTGAACGCGGAACTTTCGATGGGGGCTGATTTGAGGGATCGCATGCCTGCAGAGCAAGCAGTAGAAGTGCGCTACGAGTCCGTGATTGATGATCTTGAGGGGACTTCTAAGAATGCTCTGAACGCCATGCAGCTCGACTGGAGTCATGAGGTGGCTGCGTACCGCGAACTGAATTCACCCACTTATTTGGAGGTTACCCAGCCTATTCATCGCAAGTCCGCGGAGCGCTGGAAAAATTATGCCTTCGCTTTCGAGTCCCACTGGGATGAAATGTCGGACTTGTTAGGGCGATTGGATTATGCATAG